The Odocoileus virginianus isolate 20LAN1187 ecotype Illinois chromosome 3, Ovbor_1.2, whole genome shotgun sequence genome includes a window with the following:
- the TIMM44 gene encoding mitochondrial import inner membrane translocase subunit TIM44 isoform X2: MAAAALRAGWCRCPRRCVGSGVHLLSSHNLVPLPHGTYQLPRPSGELTLSKSYSSGSRKGFLSGLLDNIKQELAKNKEMKESIKKFRDEAKKLEESDALQEARRKYRTIESETLRTSEVIRKKLGEITGTVKESLDEVSKSDLGRKIKEGVEEAAKTAKQSAESVSKGGEKLGRTAAFKALSQGVESVKKEIDESVLGQTGPYRRPERLRKRKEFAGEKFKEEKVFEANEEALGVVLHKDSKWYQQWKDFRDNNVVFNRFFEMKMKYDESDNAFIRASRVLTDKVTDLLGGLFSKTEMSEVLTEILRVDPAFDKDRFLQQCENDIIPNVLEAMISGELDILKDWCYEATYSQLAHPIQQAKALGLQFHSRILDIDNIDDKVLRMLYVWALCRDQDELNPYAAWRLLDISASSTEQVL, encoded by the exons atggcggcggcggcgctgcGGGCAGGCTGGTGCCGCTGCCCGCGG AGATGTGTTGGCAGTGGAGTCCATCTCCTGTCCAGCCACAATCTAGTGCCACTGCCCCATGGTACCTACCAGCTGCCCCGGCCTAGTGGAGAGCTGACCCTG TCCAAATCCTATTCTTCTGGAAGCAGAAAAGGCTTTCTCTCCGGCTTGCTCGATAACATCAAACAGGAATtagccaaaaacaaagaaatgaaagaaagtataaaaaagtTCCGAGACGAGGCCAAGAAGCTGGAAGAGTCAGATGCACTCCAGGAAGCCAGGAGGAAATAC AGAACCATTGAATCGGAAACCCTGCGGACAAGTGAGGTGATCAGGAAGAAGCTGGGGGAGATCACGGGCACCGTCAAGGAG AGTCTTGACGAAGTCAGTAAAAGTGACCTTGGCCGGAAAATCAAGGAAGGTGTGGAAGAAGCAGCCAAGACCGCCAAGCAGTCTGCCGAGTCAGTGTCCAAAGGCGGGGAGAAGCTTGGCCGGACCGCTGCCTTCAAAGCCCTCTCCCAG GGCGTGGAGTCTGTCAAGAAGGAGATCGACGAGAGCGTCCTAGGACAGACCGGGCCCTATCGGCGGCCTGAGCGGCTCCGGAAAAGGAAGGAGTTCGCCGGAGAGAAATTCAAGGAAGAGAAAGTGTTTGAGGCCAATGA AGAGGCGCTGGGGGTCGTGCTGCACAAGGATTCCAAGTGGTACCAGCAGTGGAAGGACTTCAGGGACAACAATGTGGTGTTCAATC GGTTCTTCGAGATGAAGATGAAGTATGATGAGAGCGACAACGCCTTCATCCGGGCGTCCCGTGTGCTGACAGACAAGGTCACGGACTTGCTGG GGGGCCTGTTCTCGAAGACCGAGATGTCAGAGGTGCTCACAGAGATCCTGCGTGTGGACCCCGCCTTTGACAAGGACCGCTTCCTGCAGCAGTGCGAGAATGACATCATCCCCAACGTCCTGGAG GCCATGATTTCTGGGGAACTCGACATTCTCAAAGACTGGTGCTATGAAGCT ACCTACAGCCAGCTGGCCCACCCGATCCAGCAGGCCAAGGCTCTGGGCCTCCAGTTCCACTCCCGCATCCTGGACATTGACAACATTGAT GACAAGGTACTGCGAATGCTGTATGTGTGGGCGCTCTGCCGAGACCAGGATGAGCTGAACCCCTATGCggcctggagactcctggacatcTCGGCCTCCAGCACAGAGCAGGTCCTCTGA
- the TIMM44 gene encoding mitochondrial import inner membrane translocase subunit TIM44 isoform X1: MAAAALRAGWCRCPRRCVGSGVHLLSSHNLVPLPHGTYQLPRPSGELTLSKSYSSGSRKGFLSGLLDNIKQELAKNKEMKESIKKFRDEAKKLEESDALQEARRKYRTIESETLRTSEVIRKKLGEITGTVKESLDEVSKSDLGRKIKEGVEEAAKTAKQSAESVSKGGEKLGRTAAFKALSQGVESVKKEIDESVLGQTGPYRRPERLRKRKEFAGEKFKEEKVFEANEEALGVVLHKDSKWYQQWKDFRDNNVVFNRFFEMKMKYDESDNAFIRASRVLTDKVTDLLGGLFSKTEMSEVLTEILRVDPAFDKDRFLQQCENDIIPNVLEAMISGELDILKDWCYEATYSQLAHPIQQAKALGLQFHSRILDIDNIDLAMGKMMEQGPVLIITFQAQMVMVIKNPKGEVVEGDPDKVLRMLYVWALCRDQDELNPYAAWRLLDISASSTEQVL, encoded by the exons atggcggcggcggcgctgcGGGCAGGCTGGTGCCGCTGCCCGCGG AGATGTGTTGGCAGTGGAGTCCATCTCCTGTCCAGCCACAATCTAGTGCCACTGCCCCATGGTACCTACCAGCTGCCCCGGCCTAGTGGAGAGCTGACCCTG TCCAAATCCTATTCTTCTGGAAGCAGAAAAGGCTTTCTCTCCGGCTTGCTCGATAACATCAAACAGGAATtagccaaaaacaaagaaatgaaagaaagtataaaaaagtTCCGAGACGAGGCCAAGAAGCTGGAAGAGTCAGATGCACTCCAGGAAGCCAGGAGGAAATAC AGAACCATTGAATCGGAAACCCTGCGGACAAGTGAGGTGATCAGGAAGAAGCTGGGGGAGATCACGGGCACCGTCAAGGAG AGTCTTGACGAAGTCAGTAAAAGTGACCTTGGCCGGAAAATCAAGGAAGGTGTGGAAGAAGCAGCCAAGACCGCCAAGCAGTCTGCCGAGTCAGTGTCCAAAGGCGGGGAGAAGCTTGGCCGGACCGCTGCCTTCAAAGCCCTCTCCCAG GGCGTGGAGTCTGTCAAGAAGGAGATCGACGAGAGCGTCCTAGGACAGACCGGGCCCTATCGGCGGCCTGAGCGGCTCCGGAAAAGGAAGGAGTTCGCCGGAGAGAAATTCAAGGAAGAGAAAGTGTTTGAGGCCAATGA AGAGGCGCTGGGGGTCGTGCTGCACAAGGATTCCAAGTGGTACCAGCAGTGGAAGGACTTCAGGGACAACAATGTGGTGTTCAATC GGTTCTTCGAGATGAAGATGAAGTATGATGAGAGCGACAACGCCTTCATCCGGGCGTCCCGTGTGCTGACAGACAAGGTCACGGACTTGCTGG GGGGCCTGTTCTCGAAGACCGAGATGTCAGAGGTGCTCACAGAGATCCTGCGTGTGGACCCCGCCTTTGACAAGGACCGCTTCCTGCAGCAGTGCGAGAATGACATCATCCCCAACGTCCTGGAG GCCATGATTTCTGGGGAACTCGACATTCTCAAAGACTGGTGCTATGAAGCT ACCTACAGCCAGCTGGCCCACCCGATCCAGCAGGCCAAGGCTCTGGGCCTCCAGTTCCACTCCCGCATCCTGGACATTGACAACATTGAT ctGGCCATGGGCAAGATGATGGAGCAGGGGCCAGTGCTGATCATCACCTTCCAGGCCCAGATGGTGATGGTGATCAAGAACCCCAAAGGGGAGGTGGTCGAGGGCGACCCG GACAAGGTACTGCGAATGCTGTATGTGTGGGCGCTCTGCCGAGACCAGGATGAGCTGAACCCCTATGCggcctggagactcctggacatcTCGGCCTCCAGCACAGAGCAGGTCCTCTGA